Proteins from a genomic interval of candidate division KSB1 bacterium:
- a CDS encoding DEAD/DEAH box helicase, producing the protein EVDQSYVTVERPEKFRLLHKILKRDDHPITIVFTNTKAAARKLAKKLYDAGIDAKEIHGDLIQKKRDRVMDQLFPDFPPVSEPVIPKNTKWNFQPKSVTKPDGSFEPTISALFGDDFYEYGAQSTAVIIGLYPAPKQRAAFRFSVTILTWL; encoded by the coding sequence CGAGGTCGATCAGTCTTACGTGACCGTCGAACGACCCGAGAAGTTTCGCCTGCTGCACAAGATACTGAAACGAGACGATCACCCGATCACCATCGTGTTCACCAATACCAAGGCCGCCGCCCGCAAGCTGGCCAAGAAACTTTACGATGCGGGCATCGATGCCAAGGAAATTCACGGGGATCTGATTCAAAAGAAGCGTGATCGGGTCATGGATCAGTTGTTTCCCGATTTCCCGCCAGTTTCAGAGCCTGTCATCCCAAAAAACACCAAATGGAATTTTCAACCCAAGTCTGTCACAAAGCCAGATGGCAGCTTTGAGCCAACAATCAGCGCTCTCTTTGGAGATGATTTCTATGAATATGGCGCCCAATCAACGGCAGTAATAATTGGGTTGTATCCGGCGCCAAAACAAAGAGCGGCTTTCCGATTCTCAGTAACGATCCTCACCTGGCTTTAA
- a CDS encoding penicillin acylase family protein: MWRPINGSNNWVVSGAKTKSGFPILSNDPHLALTLPSIWYEMQLTAPGLNVYGITSPGAPGIIVGFNENIAWGVTNAGSDVLDWYEIKFKDESKQEYLYDGSWRKTTRRIEEIKVKGSAAIMDTVLYTHHGPIVYREDEKPFDSQVPPGTAMRWIALDASIESLALLKLSRAENYQDFKEALKYYDSPAQNFVFADRNGDIAMHHNGKFPLRWKNQGKYIGDGSDPLYDWQEFIPKDQLPLVKNPTRGFISSANQIPVDESYPYYLGWNYAGYTRSGRINERLAQMEDITVQDMVGLQNDFLNIHARKVLPVLLDSIDPATLSGIEKNSYDELKDWTYIHNPDLIAPRIFNYWWFYLNQAIWKDFREHQSGSLRLPNRTITTDMILKDPDNEYFDDPETEVVEVLADLVKSSFKTAISEIENDFGAIGANWQLGKSRGTNINHVASIPGMGREGLYTGGNFNTVNAIQRTHGPSWRMVVELGPEVKAWGIYPGGNSGNPGSKYYDFMVDDWVDGKIFELHFMKTPEEANDKFSTTTFQASR; encoded by the coding sequence ATATGGCGCCCAATCAACGGCAGTAATAATTGGGTTGTATCCGGCGCCAAAACAAAGAGCGGCTTTCCGATTCTCAGTAACGATCCTCACCTGGCTTTAACGCTACCCTCAATTTGGTATGAAATGCAGTTAACCGCTCCGGGTTTAAATGTTTATGGGATTACTTCACCCGGAGCTCCCGGAATCATCGTTGGATTTAATGAGAATATTGCATGGGGTGTTACAAATGCGGGCTCAGATGTTTTGGATTGGTATGAGATCAAATTTAAGGACGAAAGCAAGCAGGAATATCTTTATGATGGCTCCTGGCGCAAAACCACCAGAAGAATTGAAGAGATCAAAGTTAAAGGCAGCGCTGCAATTATGGATACGGTGCTCTATACACATCATGGGCCTATAGTTTATCGTGAAGATGAAAAACCATTTGACAGCCAGGTGCCGCCTGGGACAGCCATGCGTTGGATTGCCCTGGATGCCTCGATTGAATCTCTCGCACTGCTAAAGTTAAGTCGAGCGGAGAATTACCAGGATTTTAAAGAAGCCTTGAAATATTATGATTCACCGGCACAAAATTTCGTTTTTGCCGATCGAAATGGTGATATTGCAATGCATCATAACGGCAAATTTCCGCTCCGCTGGAAGAATCAAGGCAAATATATTGGAGATGGCAGCGATCCTTTGTATGATTGGCAGGAGTTTATTCCCAAAGATCAGCTTCCACTGGTAAAAAATCCAACAAGAGGATTTATCAGTTCTGCAAATCAAATCCCGGTGGATGAATCCTATCCGTACTACCTGGGTTGGAATTATGCCGGCTACACCAGAAGTGGCAGAATTAATGAGCGGCTGGCACAAATGGAAGACATAACCGTACAGGATATGGTTGGTTTGCAAAATGACTTTCTGAATATTCACGCCAGAAAAGTACTGCCAGTCCTCCTGGATTCTATAGATCCGGCCACACTTTCCGGCATCGAAAAAAACAGCTACGATGAACTGAAAGATTGGACTTATATCCACAATCCCGATCTTATTGCACCACGAATTTTTAATTATTGGTGGTTTTACCTGAACCAGGCGATCTGGAAAGATTTCAGAGAACATCAAAGCGGTTCATTGCGATTGCCAAATCGGACCATTACAACCGACATGATTTTGAAGGATCCCGACAATGAATATTTTGATGATCCGGAAACCGAAGTGGTGGAAGTACTTGCCGATCTTGTCAAAAGTTCATTCAAAACTGCAATTTCTGAAATAGAGAATGATTTTGGCGCTATTGGAGCTAATTGGCAATTAGGAAAATCGCGTGGGACGAATATCAATCATGTTGCCAGTATTCCTGGGATGGGTAGGGAAGGCTTATACACCGGCGGAAATTTTAACACGGTGAATGCCATCCAGCGTACTCACGGCCCTTCATGGCGAATGGTGGTAGAACTAGGGCCCGAAGTTAAAGCCTGGGGAATTTATCCCGGCGGAAATTCCGGCAACCCGGGTTCAAAATATTATGATTTTATGGTGGATGATTGGGTGGATGGAAAAATATTCGAGCTTCATTTTATGAAAACTCCGGAAGAAGCGAATGATAAGTTTAGTACTACTACTTTTCAGGCGAGTAGGTAA
- a CDS encoding cyclase family protein yields MRTLFFTTVVCLFSIGCTNSGNENDRFARLFSGEARVIDLTHSLNSSSPYWPSPDGNPFKHEIIAAHPSGAAILAAYSTPEHFGTHMDAPIHSADGQATVDQLQAADLFGPAAVVDISAKCESEPDYLLSKNDLLEWEEQYGKLPDGAIVLMYSGWSKKWTDYEAYKNQDEMNRMHFPGFSAEAAHFLVNERNIRGIGIDNFSIDYGLSTDFAVHKIFNGAGKYHLENVANVHLLPAKGAYLIVAPIKIEGGSGGQVRIFAVVP; encoded by the coding sequence ATGCGCACTTTATTTTTCACAACAGTGGTGTGTCTATTTTCTATTGGGTGCACGAATTCCGGAAATGAAAATGATCGCTTTGCCCGTTTGTTTTCTGGCGAAGCCAGGGTGATCGATCTTACCCATTCCCTTAACAGTAGCAGTCCATATTGGCCCAGCCCTGACGGTAATCCCTTTAAGCATGAAATTATAGCTGCTCACCCAAGCGGCGCAGCCATTTTAGCAGCCTACAGTACCCCCGAGCATTTTGGCACACATATGGATGCTCCAATCCACTCAGCTGATGGACAGGCAACTGTAGACCAGTTACAGGCAGCCGATCTCTTCGGCCCGGCTGCTGTGGTAGATATTTCCGCAAAGTGCGAAAGCGAGCCGGATTACTTACTCTCAAAAAATGATCTTTTGGAATGGGAGGAGCAATATGGCAAGCTGCCGGATGGCGCCATCGTACTGATGTACAGCGGTTGGAGTAAAAAGTGGACAGACTATGAAGCCTATAAAAACCAGGATGAAATGAACCGTATGCATTTTCCTGGTTTCTCGGCGGAAGCAGCGCATTTCCTGGTAAATGAACGAAATATCCGCGGTATCGGGATCGACAATTTCAGCATCGATTATGGGTTATCAACTGATTTCGCGGTTCATAAAATTTTTAATGGCGCCGGCAAATATCACCTGGAGAACGTGGCAAACGTCCACTTGTTGCCGGCAAAAGGAGCTTACTTGATCGTAGCGCCAATTAAGATCGAGGGCGGTTCTGGCGGCCAGGTACGGATTTTTGCTGTGGTTCCGTAG
- a CDS encoding isocitrate lyase/phosphoenolpyruvate mutase family protein: MEKSVQIQKAQDFLALHHDAKLLVLPNIWDPLGAKLLESLGYPAVATASAAVAYSLGYDDGQKISFEDMLDVIRRIAASVEIPLTADIESGYAENPKEVAENVRQVLAVGAVGINIEDSVSEGGPLRPIDFQCERIAAVRQMAEQEGVPLVINARIDVFISGGSRSKSEMTAETITRAKAYLESGADCIYPIALGDVETLQQIQAEIDAPINVYASASTASMAELEAIGISRLSLGPGFLKASLTAMKRVALELKNYSSYDSFTKDVMTSEEIVKLIEGKK; encoded by the coding sequence ATGGAAAAATCAGTTCAAATTCAAAAAGCCCAGGATTTTCTTGCGCTTCATCATGATGCCAAACTGCTGGTCTTGCCAAATATCTGGGACCCACTCGGAGCAAAATTATTGGAAAGTTTGGGTTATCCTGCCGTTGCAACTGCCAGCGCTGCTGTGGCATATTCATTAGGTTATGACGACGGACAAAAAATCAGTTTTGAGGATATGCTGGATGTGATTCGACGAATTGCTGCCAGTGTTGAAATACCACTGACTGCAGATATAGAAAGCGGCTACGCTGAAAATCCCAAAGAGGTTGCTGAAAATGTCAGGCAGGTTCTCGCTGTCGGTGCGGTTGGTATTAATATTGAAGACAGCGTTTCTGAGGGAGGACCATTACGTCCAATCGATTTTCAATGCGAACGGATCGCCGCTGTGCGGCAAATGGCCGAACAGGAAGGCGTGCCATTGGTCATTAATGCGAGAATCGATGTATTTATTAGCGGCGGGAGCAGATCCAAATCTGAAATGACGGCAGAAACCATCACGCGGGCAAAAGCCTACCTGGAGTCCGGAGCGGACTGTATTTATCCGATCGCGCTGGGCGATGTCGAAACCTTGCAACAAATCCAGGCTGAAATCGATGCGCCAATCAATGTCTATGCCTCCGCATCTACTGCATCGATGGCGGAGTTAGAGGCTATCGGAATCAGCCGATTAAGCCTTGGCCCCGGGTTTCTTAAAGCCAGTCTGACTGCTATGAAAAGAGTGGCATTGGAGCTGAAAAATTACAGTTCCTATGATTCGTTCACCAAGGATGTGATGACGAGTGAGGAGATTGTGAAATTGATTGAAGGAAAGAAGTAG
- a CDS encoding VOC family protein, which translates to METAMNDTTPKVTGIGGIFFRSKNPKETREWYSKNLGLAIDDFGSPFEFRNANKPEEINYLRWSPFEEETDYFAPSEKEFMINYRVQNIEGLVKKLRENSVTIVDDIEEFEYGKFVHIMDLEGNKIELWEPIDSFFTKMGGATTK; encoded by the coding sequence ATGGAGACCGCTATGAACGATACAACACCAAAAGTTACTGGCATTGGTGGAATTTTCTTCCGATCGAAAAATCCTAAAGAAACAAGGGAATGGTATAGTAAAAACTTAGGACTTGCAATAGATGATTTCGGTTCGCCTTTTGAATTCAGAAACGCTAATAAACCAGAGGAAATAAATTATCTTAGATGGAGTCCATTTGAGGAAGAAACAGATTATTTCGCCCCATCTGAGAAAGAGTTTATGATAAATTATAGAGTACAGAATATAGAAGGTTTGGTAAAAAAACTCAGAGAAAATAGTGTGACTATAGTGGACGACATTGAAGAGTTTGAATACGGAAAATTTGTTCATATTATGGACCTGGAAGGCAACAAAATTGAACTATGGGAACCCATCGATAGCTTTTTTACTAAAATGGGCGGAGCAACAACCAAATAA
- a CDS encoding GyrI-like domain-containing protein, translating into MTRISGDLRIVATAWSYLFTNWLVNSRYEPEHQHALEIFLDKDNITNWDHFELDLCLPVKPLQHYKLRNL; encoded by the coding sequence ATGACCCGAATATCCGGAGACCTTAGAATAGTCGCAACTGCTTGGAGTTACCTGTTTACAAATTGGTTGGTCAACAGCCGCTATGAACCTGAACATCAACATGCTTTAGAGATTTTTTTGGATAAGGATAATATCACCAACTGGGATCATTTTGAACTGGATCTTTGCCTTCCGGTCAAACCACTTCAACACTATAAGCTAAGAAATCTGTAG
- a CDS encoding AraC family transcriptional regulator yields the protein MDDPKAIYTNRINRAIDYMLVHLDESPSLDELSRAACFSSFHFHRIFRAITGETVKFFTNRLRLEKAARLLIYSKNSATHIALESGFSSSSTFSRSFKQYFGITPNEYRKSGIIKNSKICKEFFPIDEYIIPMSTEQLRNKFPVDIKEIPQRRVAFIRVMGAYQENRVLNAFSRMVNWAKEMGLYETETIFGMSLDDPLVTPKDKNCYEVCLTIPKSINLDQDL from the coding sequence ATGGATGATCCCAAAGCTATATACACAAACCGAATAAATCGGGCTATCGATTATATGCTTGTTCATTTGGACGAGTCTCCATCACTAGATGAACTCTCCAGGGCTGCTTGTTTCTCCTCTTTCCATTTCCATAGGATTTTTAGGGCTATTACAGGAGAGACAGTAAAGTTTTTTACAAATCGCCTTCGACTAGAGAAGGCAGCCCGTCTCCTAATATACTCCAAAAACTCGGCAACCCATATTGCCCTGGAATCTGGTTTCTCTTCCTCATCCACCTTCTCAAGGTCTTTTAAGCAGTATTTCGGAATTACGCCCAATGAATACAGAAAAAGCGGAATTATTAAAAATAGCAAGATTTGCAAAGAATTCTTTCCTATAGATGAATACATTATTCCCATGTCTACCGAGCAATTAAGGAATAAATTTCCAGTCGACATAAAGGAAATTCCTCAACGACGGGTGGCCTTTATCAGAGTCATGGGTGCTTACCAGGAAAACCGCGTGCTAAATGCATTTTCTCGAATGGTGAATTGGGCGAAGGAGATGGGCTTATATGAAACAGAAACAATTTTTGGAATGTCGTTAGACGATCCCCTGGTAACCCCAAAAGACAAGAATTGCTATGAAGTGTGCCTAACGATTCCGAAATCAATAAATCTTGATCAGGATCTTTGA